The following are encoded together in the Deltaproteobacteria bacterium genome:
- the fabG gene encoding 3-oxoacyl-ACP reductase FabG, translating into MPNLTYNFTDKVVLVTGGAAGIGFQLTSSFLKAGAKVVVWDYSTEAIHAAEKELASYSSRLNLSQVDVTKRDSIAKAVSSLPWNVDVLINNAGITRDKSFVKMTDMDWDVVINTNLSGLYNVTKSLLEKFNANSSHKRIINISSVVGLYGNFGQANYAASKAGVIGFTKTLGKELGRKGFTVNAIAPGFIKTAMTSAMPKEVLEGMAAKVPVLRLGEVEDIANACFYLASEQASYVNGTVLSVDGGIVL; encoded by the coding sequence ATGCCAAATTTAACTTACAATTTTACGGATAAGGTCGTTTTAGTTACAGGCGGAGCTGCAGGCATTGGTTTTCAATTAACTTCCTCTTTTCTAAAAGCTGGTGCCAAGGTTGTCGTTTGGGATTACTCAACCGAGGCTATTCACGCGGCAGAAAAAGAGCTTGCGAGCTATTCAAGCCGCTTAAACCTGTCTCAAGTAGACGTCACGAAAAGAGATTCTATTGCAAAGGCCGTTTCTTCATTGCCTTGGAACGTGGATGTCCTCATTAATAATGCCGGCATCACCAGGGACAAGTCCTTTGTTAAAATGACAGACATGGACTGGGATGTCGTCATCAATACAAATTTATCTGGACTCTACAATGTAACAAAGTCCTTGCTGGAAAAATTTAACGCCAATTCAAGCCACAAAAGAATTATCAATATTTCAAGTGTTGTTGGTTTGTATGGAAATTTTGGCCAAGCCAATTATGCGGCGTCAAAAGCTGGAGTCATTGGTTTTACAAAAACCCTTGGTAAAGAATTAGGAAGAAAAGGATTTACAGTCAATGCCATCGCACCTGGTTTTATTAAAACGGCAATGACAAGTGCCATGCCCAAAGAAGTTCTTGAAGGAATGGCGGCGAAAGTTCCTGTTTTAAGATTGGGGGAAGTTGAGGATATTGCCAACGCCTGTTTTTATTTGGCCTCAGAGCAAGCCTCCTATGTTAATGGTACGGTATTAAGTGTGGATGGCGGGATCGTATTGTAA